A single region of the Epinephelus moara isolate mb chromosome 16, YSFRI_EMoa_1.0, whole genome shotgun sequence genome encodes:
- the ssuh2rs1 gene encoding protein SSUH2 homolog isoform X1, translated as MEYQPINEPNRSYGIANPGYIPAATGPRAMIAPPAADSQQGPSAPPASMFDSMPGYEGTVAGGGGYLPPPMPAFPAPQPAPSPEQPNWNIPSITEDTAREALLLYASSKCCYSKAPAKDGVITGMDAFNTYRYRLETFTESRSTEWSHEPYKGQPVDAYVQPPPGPWDIPAKTPTFFADDKQIIKVPYTSSTKPCHGCVGMGRKPCKDCAGAGNKVCWVCNGSGYRHGDDRCHHCSGRGRENCSHCHGQGSKQCETCHGKQQLLVYIKLTVKWTTNSDNYVVEQSSGLQIDNLSKVSGKELFKDSQYLVYPVMGFPDPTVVNAAQRLVSEHQGKFSQTSRILQQRQTIELIPVTKVTYSWKGNSHIYFVYGNEFKVNADNYPATCCCTIL; from the exons ATGGAGTACCAGCCTATAAA CGAGCCCAACAGATCATACGGTATAGCCAATCCGGGTTATATACCAGCAGCAACGGGACCACGCG CAATGATCGCCCCACCCGCAGCAGACTCCCAGCAGGGCCCCAGCGCTCCTCCGGCCAGCATGTTTGACAGCATGCCTGGCTATGAAGGAACAGTGGCAGGAGGAG GTGGATATCTGCCCCCTCCGATGCCTGCTTTCCCAGCTCCTCAGCCTGCACCTAGTCCTGAACAACCAAATTGGAA TATCCCATCTATAACTGAAGACACTGCCCGGGAGGCGCTTCTCCTGTATGCCTCCAGCAAGTGCTGCTACAGCAAAGCACCAGCAAAGGATGGTGTGATCACCGGCATGGATGCGTTCAATACCTACAGG TACCGCCTGGAAACCTTTACTGAATCAAGATCTACAGAGTGGAGTCACGAGCCATACAAAG GTCAGCCAGTGGATGCCTATGTCCAACCACCTCCAGGTCCTTGGGACATTCCTGCTAAAACCCCCACTTTTTTTGCGGATGACAAACAGATCATAAAGGTTCCCTACACATCGTCCACGAAG cCCTGCCATGGGTGTGTGGGAATGGGGCGAAAACCTTGCAAAGACTGCGCCGGTGCTGGTAAT AAAGTTTGTTGGGTGTGCAATGGATCTGGTTACCGCCACGGAGATGACCGATGCCACCACTGCagtggcagagggagagaaaa TTGCAGCCACTGTCACGGGCAAGGATCGAAGCAATGTGAGACATGTCATGGAAAACAGCAGCTTCTGGTCTACATCAAGCTCACCGTGAAATG GACCACCAACTCTGACAACTATGTTGTGGAACAGTCGAGTGGACTGCAGATAGACAACCTCAGCAAGGTGTCTGGCAAGGAGCTTTTCAAGGACTCCCAGTACCTG GTATACCCTGTGATGGGCTTCCCAGACCCTACAGTGGTGAATGCTGCACAGCGCCTTGTCAGTGAACATCAGGGCAAATTCTCCCAGACGTCACGCATTCTACAACAG CGTCAAACCATAGAGCTGATCCCCGTCACCAAGGTGACCTACTCGTGGAAAGGGAACTCACACATTTACTTTGTTTATGGAAATGAGTTCAAAGTTAATGCTGACAACTATCCTGCTACCTGTTGCTGTACAATACTGTAA
- the ssuh2rs1 gene encoding protein SSUH2 homolog isoform X2: MDNNTEGHAMIAPPAADSQQGPSAPPASMFDSMPGYEGTVAGGGGYLPPPMPAFPAPQPAPSPEQPNWNIPSITEDTAREALLLYASSKCCYSKAPAKDGVITGMDAFNTYRYRLETFTESRSTEWSHEPYKGQPVDAYVQPPPGPWDIPAKTPTFFADDKQIIKVPYTSSTKPCHGCVGMGRKPCKDCAGAGNKVCWVCNGSGYRHGDDRCHHCSGRGRENCSHCHGQGSKQCETCHGKQQLLVYIKLTVKWTTNSDNYVVEQSSGLQIDNLSKVSGKELFKDSQYLVYPVMGFPDPTVVNAAQRLVSEHQGKFSQTSRILQQRQTIELIPVTKVTYSWKGNSHIYFVYGNEFKVNADNYPATCCCTIL; this comes from the exons ATGGATAATAACACGGAAGGGCACG CAATGATCGCCCCACCCGCAGCAGACTCCCAGCAGGGCCCCAGCGCTCCTCCGGCCAGCATGTTTGACAGCATGCCTGGCTATGAAGGAACAGTGGCAGGAGGAG GTGGATATCTGCCCCCTCCGATGCCTGCTTTCCCAGCTCCTCAGCCTGCACCTAGTCCTGAACAACCAAATTGGAA TATCCCATCTATAACTGAAGACACTGCCCGGGAGGCGCTTCTCCTGTATGCCTCCAGCAAGTGCTGCTACAGCAAAGCACCAGCAAAGGATGGTGTGATCACCGGCATGGATGCGTTCAATACCTACAGG TACCGCCTGGAAACCTTTACTGAATCAAGATCTACAGAGTGGAGTCACGAGCCATACAAAG GTCAGCCAGTGGATGCCTATGTCCAACCACCTCCAGGTCCTTGGGACATTCCTGCTAAAACCCCCACTTTTTTTGCGGATGACAAACAGATCATAAAGGTTCCCTACACATCGTCCACGAAG cCCTGCCATGGGTGTGTGGGAATGGGGCGAAAACCTTGCAAAGACTGCGCCGGTGCTGGTAAT AAAGTTTGTTGGGTGTGCAATGGATCTGGTTACCGCCACGGAGATGACCGATGCCACCACTGCagtggcagagggagagaaaa TTGCAGCCACTGTCACGGGCAAGGATCGAAGCAATGTGAGACATGTCATGGAAAACAGCAGCTTCTGGTCTACATCAAGCTCACCGTGAAATG GACCACCAACTCTGACAACTATGTTGTGGAACAGTCGAGTGGACTGCAGATAGACAACCTCAGCAAGGTGTCTGGCAAGGAGCTTTTCAAGGACTCCCAGTACCTG GTATACCCTGTGATGGGCTTCCCAGACCCTACAGTGGTGAATGCTGCACAGCGCCTTGTCAGTGAACATCAGGGCAAATTCTCCCAGACGTCACGCATTCTACAACAG CGTCAAACCATAGAGCTGATCCCCGTCACCAAGGTGACCTACTCGTGGAAAGGGAACTCACACATTTACTTTGTTTATGGAAATGAGTTCAAAGTTAATGCTGACAACTATCCTGCTACCTGTTGCTGTACAATACTGTAA
- the ssuh2rs1 gene encoding protein SSUH2 homolog isoform X3 produces the protein MTKPLSQFCHDRFLATLSGGYLPPPMPAFPAPQPAPSPEQPNWNIPSITEDTAREALLLYASSKCCYSKAPAKDGVITGMDAFNTYRYRLETFTESRSTEWSHEPYKGQPVDAYVQPPPGPWDIPAKTPTFFADDKQIIKVPYTSSTKPCHGCVGMGRKPCKDCAGAGNKVCWVCNGSGYRHGDDRCHHCSGRGRENCSHCHGQGSKQCETCHGKQQLLVYIKLTVKWTTNSDNYVVEQSSGLQIDNLSKVSGKELFKDSQYLVYPVMGFPDPTVVNAAQRLVSEHQGKFSQTSRILQQRQTIELIPVTKVTYSWKGNSHIYFVYGNEFKVNADNYPATCCCTIL, from the exons ATGACTAAACCTCTTTCACAATTCTGTCATGATCGCTTCCTGGCCACTTTATCAG GTGGATATCTGCCCCCTCCGATGCCTGCTTTCCCAGCTCCTCAGCCTGCACCTAGTCCTGAACAACCAAATTGGAA TATCCCATCTATAACTGAAGACACTGCCCGGGAGGCGCTTCTCCTGTATGCCTCCAGCAAGTGCTGCTACAGCAAAGCACCAGCAAAGGATGGTGTGATCACCGGCATGGATGCGTTCAATACCTACAGG TACCGCCTGGAAACCTTTACTGAATCAAGATCTACAGAGTGGAGTCACGAGCCATACAAAG GTCAGCCAGTGGATGCCTATGTCCAACCACCTCCAGGTCCTTGGGACATTCCTGCTAAAACCCCCACTTTTTTTGCGGATGACAAACAGATCATAAAGGTTCCCTACACATCGTCCACGAAG cCCTGCCATGGGTGTGTGGGAATGGGGCGAAAACCTTGCAAAGACTGCGCCGGTGCTGGTAAT AAAGTTTGTTGGGTGTGCAATGGATCTGGTTACCGCCACGGAGATGACCGATGCCACCACTGCagtggcagagggagagaaaa TTGCAGCCACTGTCACGGGCAAGGATCGAAGCAATGTGAGACATGTCATGGAAAACAGCAGCTTCTGGTCTACATCAAGCTCACCGTGAAATG GACCACCAACTCTGACAACTATGTTGTGGAACAGTCGAGTGGACTGCAGATAGACAACCTCAGCAAGGTGTCTGGCAAGGAGCTTTTCAAGGACTCCCAGTACCTG GTATACCCTGTGATGGGCTTCCCAGACCCTACAGTGGTGAATGCTGCACAGCGCCTTGTCAGTGAACATCAGGGCAAATTCTCCCAGACGTCACGCATTCTACAACAG CGTCAAACCATAGAGCTGATCCCCGTCACCAAGGTGACCTACTCGTGGAAAGGGAACTCACACATTTACTTTGTTTATGGAAATGAGTTCAAAGTTAATGCTGACAACTATCCTGCTACCTGTTGCTGTACAATACTGTAA
- the ssuh2rs1 gene encoding protein SSUH2 homolog isoform X4, with translation MPAFPAPQPAPSPEQPNWNIPSITEDTAREALLLYASSKCCYSKAPAKDGVITGMDAFNTYRYRLETFTESRSTEWSHEPYKGQPVDAYVQPPPGPWDIPAKTPTFFADDKQIIKVPYTSSTKPCHGCVGMGRKPCKDCAGAGNKVCWVCNGSGYRHGDDRCHHCSGRGRENCSHCHGQGSKQCETCHGKQQLLVYIKLTVKWTTNSDNYVVEQSSGLQIDNLSKVSGKELFKDSQYLVYPVMGFPDPTVVNAAQRLVSEHQGKFSQTSRILQQRQTIELIPVTKVTYSWKGNSHIYFVYGNEFKVNADNYPATCCCTIL, from the exons ATGCCTGCTTTCCCAGCTCCTCAGCCTGCACCTAGTCCTGAACAACCAAATTGGAA TATCCCATCTATAACTGAAGACACTGCCCGGGAGGCGCTTCTCCTGTATGCCTCCAGCAAGTGCTGCTACAGCAAAGCACCAGCAAAGGATGGTGTGATCACCGGCATGGATGCGTTCAATACCTACAGG TACCGCCTGGAAACCTTTACTGAATCAAGATCTACAGAGTGGAGTCACGAGCCATACAAAG GTCAGCCAGTGGATGCCTATGTCCAACCACCTCCAGGTCCTTGGGACATTCCTGCTAAAACCCCCACTTTTTTTGCGGATGACAAACAGATCATAAAGGTTCCCTACACATCGTCCACGAAG cCCTGCCATGGGTGTGTGGGAATGGGGCGAAAACCTTGCAAAGACTGCGCCGGTGCTGGTAAT AAAGTTTGTTGGGTGTGCAATGGATCTGGTTACCGCCACGGAGATGACCGATGCCACCACTGCagtggcagagggagagaaaa TTGCAGCCACTGTCACGGGCAAGGATCGAAGCAATGTGAGACATGTCATGGAAAACAGCAGCTTCTGGTCTACATCAAGCTCACCGTGAAATG GACCACCAACTCTGACAACTATGTTGTGGAACAGTCGAGTGGACTGCAGATAGACAACCTCAGCAAGGTGTCTGGCAAGGAGCTTTTCAAGGACTCCCAGTACCTG GTATACCCTGTGATGGGCTTCCCAGACCCTACAGTGGTGAATGCTGCACAGCGCCTTGTCAGTGAACATCAGGGCAAATTCTCCCAGACGTCACGCATTCTACAACAG CGTCAAACCATAGAGCTGATCCCCGTCACCAAGGTGACCTACTCGTGGAAAGGGAACTCACACATTTACTTTGTTTATGGAAATGAGTTCAAAGTTAATGCTGACAACTATCCTGCTACCTGTTGCTGTACAATACTGTAA
- the rpl32 gene encoding 60S ribosomal protein L32, protein MAALRPLTKPKIVKKRTKKFIRHQSDRYVKIAKNWRKPRGIDNRVRRRFKGQMLMPNIGYGSNKKTKYMLPTGFKKFLVHNVKELEVLMMSNKTHCAEIAHNVSSKNRKLIVERAAQLAIKITNPNARLRSEENE, encoded by the exons ATGGCAGCCCTCAGGCCCCTCACAAAGCCCAAGATTGTCAAAAAGAGAACCAAGAAGTTCATTCGCCATCAGTCTGACCGATATGTCAAGATTGCG AAAAACTGGCGTAAGCCCAGAGGTATTGACAACAGGGTCCGCAGGCGGTTCAAGGGCCAGATGCTGATGCCCAACATCGGTTATGGTAGCAACAAGAAGACCAAGTACATGCTGCCCACTGGCTTCAAGAAGTTCCTAGTGCACAATGTCAAGGAGCTCGAGGTCCTGATGATGAGTAACAA GACTCACTGTGCTGAGATCGCCCACAACGTCTCCTCCAAGAACAGGAAGTTGATCGTGGAGAGGGCAGCTCAGTTGGCCATCAAGATCACCAACCCCAATGCCAGGCTCAGGAGCGAGGAGAACGAATAA